One Lichenihabitans psoromatis DNA segment encodes these proteins:
- a CDS encoding glycosyltransferase family 2 protein has translation MTGACFVIPRRLFEDLGGFDPHYAPAFYEEFDLAFRAQEKGFKVIYEPGSRVVHLGSMSYGAERRDQLSSINQSKFVERFAERLRKHPWDGGDEFMLRHAFDEGPALLVVEHFLPQPNRHAGDVTMTSYLSMFATAGWRVVFGALDGRADGPAAEALERQGIELIRAPRTIEGWIEMHGSHLSQVWLPRPEIAERSSARSARTAKPILRTTRTTCISFGWSVLRAFRGTLRCYPRPSI, from the coding sequence GTGACGGGGGCCTGCTTTGTCATCCCGCGGAGACTCTTTGAAGATCTTGGCGGCTTCGATCCGCATTACGCACCGGCGTTCTATGAGGAATTCGACCTCGCCTTCCGGGCTCAGGAGAAAGGCTTCAAGGTCATCTATGAACCTGGCAGCCGCGTGGTCCATCTCGGCAGCATGTCCTACGGGGCCGAGCGTCGCGATCAGCTTTCCAGCATCAACCAAAGCAAGTTCGTCGAACGCTTTGCCGAGAGGCTCCGCAAGCATCCCTGGGACGGAGGGGACGAGTTCATGCTGCGTCATGCCTTCGACGAGGGGCCCGCGCTCCTCGTCGTCGAGCATTTCCTCCCTCAGCCGAATCGGCACGCGGGCGACGTGACGATGACCAGTTACCTGTCGATGTTCGCCACCGCTGGATGGCGTGTCGTGTTCGGCGCCCTAGACGGGCGGGCCGATGGGCCGGCCGCCGAAGCCCTGGAACGGCAGGGTATTGAGCTCATCCGTGCTCCACGAACCATTGAGGGTTGGATCGAGATGCATGGATCGCATCTGAGCCAAGTCTGGCTGCCACGACCTGAAATCGCCGAACGGTCATCGGCGCGATCCGCACGCACAGCAAAGCCCATATTGCGTACTACACGCACGACCTGCATTTCCTTCGGATGGAGCGTTTTGCGAGCCTTCAGGGGGACACTTCGCTGCTACCCGAGGCCGAGCATATGA